The genomic DNA AATATGCAAATCTCTGATCTTGCATATCCTTTTAccctgaaaattttaaaaccaatgttattacatatatatatatatatatgattaaaaatcaccgaactattattatttacatttttagttACCTTCATTTTTCCATGACATAGATTGGCTTTGGCTTTTTCCACCTTGGagctctttttcttgttttttggttttgactttgaGCAAGAGCCCTCTTCAATGACACATACACACTCTTCTTCACGAATCATCCCTTCATTTACTAGAAAATCTCTTAAAGATTCAAAATCTTTAAGAGATCCGTCAGCTTTTTTTCCCTTGACGCCAACAAACAGATGTCCAGCTGAAAGTGGTAGATGTGAGTCCGTTTTCTCGTGGATGTGTAAATGGGATGAAACCATTCCACTTGATGAAATGTTCCAACAATATGCTGTCaatcagaaaataaattaatattaccaaaatattataaagtataacaCATTACAAGGATTGCTATGATTGTAATGAAAGATCAATTCATCTACTTTGATTTCCTTACGTTGATTTCCTTGATCCACTACTTCCCTTAACATGTTTTTCCCTTTCACGTTGCTCCAGCTTAATCGTTTTTTACATCCCTCTGGAATATCCTATACAAACAAcatatagatagatataaacataattaagaaGTGCACATAAATCCAAAACTCaccaaattatgaaattaaacaCACTTTTTTTGTACCTCGGGAAAATCAGAGCGAGAGGAACCCACCTATTTCattatcaataaaaaatattggTCATTAGTAGTGATCgacttcttttttatttctcagCAAGcattttaattactatatgaCTTATAGATATAATTACCgctttcttctttccttcagCCCTTAGTCTTCGATCTTCCATTGTAAAACAAAAGCAATTCCTGAAATTTGTAAAAAGACACAAATTAGCATTGATCAGAGACTACCATAAAGTgctaaaaatttaatatgttatgaATAAACTAGAAAACCACACTTTCAtgaaaaaccaaactttttctAACTGGACATATATAGAACAATAGCTTACAAGCTTTTTAATTTGATGAAATAAATAAGTTTGATGAAATAAAACCCAATTTTGCACACTAGCTATAGCAAGAACCCAGAGAAAGACACGAGtctcatcaaacaaacaaacaaacaaacccatcGCATGTTTGAAACCCAGCGTTCTATCCATTTGAATAACACATCACGGAATCAACTTTCACGGAATCTAGTAAAATAGAAAACCATATTATGTGTTTCAAATCTCTAGTAAGAAAAGAGTCGACTTTTTCATGGATAATGAACCTTTgttaaacaagcaagaaaagagACAATTTCATGGGATCTAGCTAGTATAATAGAAAACCCTTATAGGTGCTTCAaatctagtaaaaaaaaagaaccaactTTCATGGAATCTAGTGATTAGGAAACAGTAAGCTTCAAATCAAGTAAGAAAAGAGGCAACTTTTTATGCAAAGTAGGCAATAGAAACCCTTATAGACTTCAAATCAAGTAAGAAAAGAGGCAACTTTTTATGGAAAGTGGGCGCAATAGAAACCCGTAGACTTCAAATCAAGTAAAACAAGAGCATACTTTCATGGAAAATGATAGTTTGTAAAGGACACATGAAGAAATTTTTTgctgaaaagcaaaaaaaaaaaaaaaagtgggaagAAACAAGACGATAAAGAAAGAGCATACCagagagaaattgagaaaaaCCCTAGAGAAGAGAGTAGTACTGGATCTTGTGTCCTCTAAAGTAACCAAATGGTGAAGATATTTTAATGGCTCAtgaattaaataattgtttttttttcttttgtttgggtttgtTGATAGAAACTATAAAGTAACAGcaaaacatccaaaaaaaaagattgctgtgcaaaatagaatataaagaaaaagaaaaaacaccaaTATTCCATTGCATCCTATTTATTCTTATTGTTTTGCCATTTTTATTTGAtcgttgtttttttcttttttggtaattagtttgatattctttttgtcaacttatacttaatatatatttctttatttgactGCAACATACTCTAATACAATATTTAAATAGAGCATTTTTTATCAACGACTACAAACATAACAGAGTaaatagttttgttgttttgtcacatttcaatatttataaacaatatTTACGTAAGATATTTCGgtctatatattgtttttctttattctttattAATTAGCTCTGAGTTGGCTTCCTTACATGTTATGGGGGATAAGAAAtgtcagaaagaaaaaaacaaaaaaaaggttttacgGAAATCACACCATATTACTATGCCCTACATAAACTTAGCTACCCGTTTTGTAGAGGCCCACTTAAAATTTTACAGTTCCTTGTTATATGCATGACTCACACTGATCAAAACAATGACGGTCTATGGATTGACGAATAGCAAAAGTTGGATCTgagtaaaataagaaaaagctactattatttatgtattaaccgttggtttattttgatttctctttttgatgttttgattaTTGATGACGAGTCATAATTTATGACCGTTAGTTTGAAATCCTGATCTTTTTAGTATTGTTAGAAACTTATCCAATTTATCTTATTGTaaatataattctatttatattttttttaaacgaataAATACGTAATAGACTTTTGGGGTCCTGATAATATGGTATGGAAGAAAATGCATTATCATTTctcaatatatttaataaaactaaaaccctAATTGATAATAACGCATTACATAGAAATCCTAGCTTAATTGACattttatccatatataaaATAGCAGTTGGTAATGTCGTGATACGAGCTACTTAATTTCTTGGGACCAATACGAGGTTGGTAATGTCGTAATACTGTATAACGTAAAATATAGAGATCCGGATTCATCCGATAAACAAATAATGTTTGAGGGAAAAGACCCCACAACATCGCTTGATTGAAATATCCACTGGTTGTCATTACAAGATCGcttgataaaaatattcaatacAAATAGTGTTTTCAAAATAGTTGTGTTTTTCTGTTATCCTTactgtttgtctttttttaaataaaaaaaaaaatcaataattcataattttttttgtcaacttattttaaaaatatacaaaccaCTTATTTAAAAACCGTATTCGGCACattctaaaatctaaatcatataGCATTTCgcttaattatttatttaagtcGTCCTAGGTTAAAGCATAAAGGCATGATTTAGTATCAGGAAGAGAAGAACTTTAAGAGTATTCATGAGAATCATGACTACATATATGTACGTAGTAGAATGAAAATTAATCGTTACATATTGTTTACAGAAGAAAAAGATCGTCGTAATTAActtcaaaatatttcataactcTAACTATCACGACGTAAGTTGGTTAGAAAAGccattatattttctatttttggtcTTGTAAAGATGTTGCACTTACCTTTAGATGTCAATTTTCTTTCAAGGTTCTTCCATATAACGCCCATTGAAACACAAAAACCTCCAAAAAGAGTTTGTTATAATTATTTGgcaaagagcaaaaaaaaaccccaacaTACTTTAATAAGACGactaatatattcaaatataccTCAAATATATCACTATCTTTCCATTTATTTATCGTTGTTTGTAATGACTTTTATtaacaatagtttttttaacGATACTAATAACTAAACCGTAGCCCAATACACAATACACATGATATTTCAACGGTATTTCATTCTTCGTAATAAATTAATGAGGTTATACTCAGATTTGCAGAAATAATGATGGAGTTGACATATTTAACACGCAACTGTGACATCTCAAAGCATCTCTCTTACCTTTATGTTGACAATATTACTCATACAACAATGCCTTTCAATTTATCCtcctttaatttattttaatcctacgtacatatataattttttgtttacttaacAAAAAGTAATCCAAATCTAACATGCAGTTTTACATTTACCATCCAAATCTCcaacaatatttataataaaatcgtTACTTCAGTAC from Camelina sativa cultivar DH55 chromosome 7, Cs, whole genome shotgun sequence includes the following:
- the LOC104705207 gene encoding vignain-like, with the translated sequence MEDRRLRAEGKKKAVGSSRSDFPEDIPEGCKKRLSWSNVKGKNMLREVVDQGNQPYCWNISSSGMVSSHLHIHEKTDSHLPLSAGHLFVGVKGKKADGSLKDFESLRDFLVNEGMIREEECVCVIEEGSCSKSKPKNKKKSSKVEKAKANLCHGKMKGKRICKIRDLHIVKDVDERKLIELLQKGPVVVSIGVANDFKLFKGDEVHRGYSQSKTVEEDHMILLTGYDTTSDGVNYFEFQNSYGLGWGNNGFGKLIRKSSRKKEEPSLINCYIYPELLDEIQGRQREQ